The proteins below are encoded in one region of Casimicrobium huifangae:
- a CDS encoding AAA family ATPase, with amino-acid sequence MTTKFQGTDSYITTPDLLLAVNAAITLKRPLLVKGEPGTGKTLLAEEVARALGWPLLQWHIKSTTKAQQGLYEYDAVSRLRDSQLGEEKVRDIANYIKHGVLWDAFSSDAPTVVLIDEIDKADIEFPNDLLRELDRMTFDVYETHQTITAKHRPLFIITSNNEKDLPDAFLRRCFFHYIKFPSKDTMKQIVDVHYPGIKQELVSAALEAFFDLRELPGLKKKPSTSELIDWIKLLLAEDVDPAVLREKDQRKVLAPLYGAVLKNEQDTELFQKLLFMARRG; translated from the coding sequence GTGACGACCAAATTCCAGGGAACTGATTCCTACATCACCACGCCCGACCTGCTGCTCGCGGTCAACGCGGCGATCACCCTCAAGCGCCCGCTGCTGGTGAAGGGTGAGCCCGGCACCGGCAAAACGCTGCTGGCGGAAGAGGTGGCCCGCGCGCTTGGCTGGCCACTCTTGCAATGGCACATCAAGAGCACCACCAAGGCGCAGCAGGGGCTCTACGAATACGATGCCGTGAGCCGCCTGCGTGATTCGCAGCTGGGTGAAGAGAAGGTGCGCGACATTGCCAACTACATCAAGCACGGCGTGCTGTGGGATGCCTTCAGCAGCGATGCGCCGACGGTGGTGCTGATCGACGAAATCGACAAGGCCGACATCGAGTTCCCGAACGATCTGCTGCGCGAGTTGGACCGCATGACCTTTGACGTCTACGAGACGCACCAGACCATCACCGCGAAGCACCGGCCGCTGTTCATCATCACCAGCAACAACGAGAAGGACCTGCCCGACGCCTTCCTGCGCCGCTGCTTCTTCCACTACATCAAGTTCCCGAGCAAGGACACGATGAAGCAGATCGTCGACGTGCACTATCCCGGCATCAAACAGGAACTGGTCAGCGCCGCGCTCGAAGCCTTCTTCGATCTGCGCGAACTGCCGGGTCTCAAGAAAAAGCCAAGCACCAGCGAACTCATCGACTGGATCAAACTCTTGCTCGCCGAAGACGTTGACCCCGCCGTGCTGCGCGAGAAAGATCAGCGCAAAGTGCTGGCACCGCTCTACGGCGCGGTGCTCAAGAATGAGCAGGATACGGAGCTGTTCCAGAAGCTACTTTTCATGGCGCGGCGGGGGTAG